The genomic stretch GGCGCTGCGGGACGACCGCGGGGTGCTGGCGTATCTCGCCGGGGTGTGTGCGAACGCGGCCTGGAATTTGCGGAACACGCCAGTGCTTGCCGATGGGAGCCGCCCGGAGCGGTGGCGACCGGCGGTTGCGGTGCTGGTGCCGGCTCGCAACGAGGAACGTGGGATCGAGCGGTGCGTTCGCTCGCTGCTGGCGCAGGAGTGGGAGGCGCTGCGCGTGATCGTTATCGACGACGGGTCGACCGACGGAACGGCGGACGTCCTCGCGCGGATCCAGCAGGAGGACGGACGGCTGACCGTGCTTCGCGGGAGCCCGCTGCCCGACGGGTGGCTGGGGAAACCGTGGGCCTGCGCCCAGCTGGCAGAGGCCGCAGCCGATGCGGAGCTGCTCGTCTTCGCGGACGCGGACACGTGGCACGGGCCGGGCATGCTCGCAGCAGTCGCGGCGGTGATGGAGCGGCAGCGGCTGGACATGCTTTCGGTGGTGCCGCGGCAGGAGCTGGGCGGGATGTGGGAGCGGTGGACGGTGCCTATCATCCCGTGGGCGCTGATGACCCACCTCTCGCCGGCTGCAGCGCAGCGGTTCGGGCTGGCACTGGCGGCGGGGGCGGTCGGGCAGGTGCTCGCGTTTCGGCGGGAGGCGTACGAGCGGCTTGGCGGCCACAGGGCTGTCCGGGGCGAGGCGGCCGAGGACGTCGCGTTCGCACGGGGCGCAACGCGGATGGGTCTGCGCTGGCGGGTGGCGTCGGGCCGCGAGGTGAGCGCGTGCCGGATGTACCAGGGCCGGAGCGAGGCGCTGGCGGGACTGGAGAAGAACCTGTTCCCGGCGATGGGCGGGCGGACGGTGCCCTACGTGCTGGCCTGGACCTGGCTGCTGCGAGCGTTCACCTGGCCGGCGCTCGCACTGGTTAGCGGCGGATTGGCCGGGCGGAGACGGGCCACAGCGGCGGCGGGCGCCGAGCTCATCCTCGGGGCGGCCACGTGGCTGGCCGTCGCGCGGAAGTTCGGGCTGCCGCTGCGGCTGGCGGCCGAGGGACCGGTGGTCGTGGCTGCGGGAGCGTTTGCAGCCGCGCGGTCGCTGGCGGCGTGGCGTACGGGCAGGGCGGCGTGGAAGGGGCGGCGGCTGGCGGGGTAGCGGGTGCGGTCAGTCGGTCCGTTCGGCGAGGACGACCGTGCGGAAGGCGTACTCGCCTTCGTTCGCCGGGCCGCTGCAGGTCATGAGGACAACGCTCTCGCGGCCCTCGAGGCCGCGGAGGATGGCGCCCATATCGATGGCAGCGAGGGGGTAGTCTACGACGGAGACGACGCGGTAGGCGTGAATCGAGCCGTCGGTGAGGGTGACCTCGACGCGGTCGCCGGGGCGGAGCGCGGTGAGGCGGGCGAAGACCCCGGGGCGGCCAAGGTATTCGAAGTGTGCAGCGAAGAAGGTGCTGCCGCCGGTGCCGGGCAGAGCGGTGTACGCCGGGTTCCAGCCGACGGTGACGATGTCCTGGGGGACATCGAGCCGGCCGTAGGCATCGAGGCCGAAGCGGCGGACGGGAGCGCTGTCGATGCCGATGGCCGGGATGGCGAGCGTTGCGATATCGACCGGGCCGGGCGGCGGGGGCGGGACCGGCTCGCCGGCATCTTTGCCGTAGCGTTCGACGGCGCGCTCAACAGCGGCGATGAACCGGTCATCGACCCGGTCGGGAAGGCCGGTGAGGGGATCGCGGCCGATGTAACGCAGCGCGGCTGCGAAGGGGGGCGCATCTGGAGGTTCAGCCGTTGCGGGCCAGGCGGGAGGGTGCACGCCGGCAGTGAGCGCCGTCAAGAGGACGAAGGCAGCAGCGCACGCGGCCCGGGGCACCACAAGGAGGAGTCTACCCGGGGTGCGGCGGCGGAGCGTCGAGGCATGCCGTGCGGGCTCATTCAGTGGTCAAGATTTGTGGCTTGCCGACGGTAACCTTTTGGTGGTACGGTCGTTGTTACCTTCCAGAAGGCGACATGACGCCGCAGGAGACGATGATGACCA from Tepidiforma thermophila encodes the following:
- a CDS encoding glycosyltransferase family 2 protein; translation: MLRLAARALRDDRGVLAYLAGVCANAAWNLRNTPVLADGSRPERWRPAVAVLVPARNEERGIERCVRSLLAQEWEALRVIVIDDGSTDGTADVLARIQQEDGRLTVLRGSPLPDGWLGKPWACAQLAEAAADAELLVFADADTWHGPGMLAAVAAVMERQRLDMLSVVPRQELGGMWERWTVPIIPWALMTHLSPAAAQRFGLALAAGAVGQVLAFRREAYERLGGHRAVRGEAAEDVAFARGATRMGLRWRVASGREVSACRMYQGRSEALAGLEKNLFPAMGGRTVPYVLAWTWLLRAFTWPALALVSGGLAGRRRATAAAGAELILGAATWLAVARKFGLPLRLAAEGPVVVAAGAFAAARSLAAWRTGRAAWKGRRLAG
- a CDS encoding class F sortase; the encoded protein is MVPRAACAAAFVLLTALTAGVHPPAWPATAEPPDAPPFAAALRYIGRDPLTGLPDRVDDRFIAAVERAVERYGKDAGEPVPPPPPGPVDIATLAIPAIGIDSAPVRRFGLDAYGRLDVPQDIVTVGWNPAYTALPGTGGSTFFAAHFEYLGRPGVFARLTALRPGDRVEVTLTDGSIHAYRVVSVVDYPLAAIDMGAILRGLEGRESVVLMTCSGPANEGEYAFRTVVLAERTD